DNA from Lentibacillus amyloliquefaciens:
ACATCTCCGGGTTTAAGGAAATCGAGTATGAAGTGATGCGCGATAAAGAAGATCAGGCGATAGTCGTCTGCAATATGGAAAATGTTGACCCGGTTGGAATACATACCGGTGACTCGATTGTCGTTGCACCATCCCAAACGCTCAGTGACCGGGAATATCAACTGTTAAGGAATGCCTCGCTGAAAATCATCCGAGCTCTGGATATTGAAGGCGGGTGCAATGTTCAGCTGGCACTTGCCCCTGACAGTTTTAACTATTATGTGATCGAAGTGAATCCGCGGGTGAGCAGATCTTCAGCACTTGCCTCCAAAGCGACTGGTTATCCGATTGCAAAAATGGCGGCGAAAATTGCAGCCGGCCTAACGCTGGAGAAAATAGTCAACCCCATTACAGGCACAACGTATGCCTGCTTTGAACCGGCACTTGATTATGTGGTTACAAAAATCCCGCGCTTTCCGTTTGATAAATTCGCAACCGGAAACCGACATCTCGGCACACAAATGAAAGCAACCGGCGAGATCATGGCAATCGGCCGTAATTTTGAGGAATCACTCCTTAAAGGTGTCCGGTCACTTGATATCGGCGCTGAGGAATTGTGGTTGCCGGATCTGACAGATGTATCGGTTGAGGCGTTGAAGACCCGTCTGAAAAAGGCAGACGATGAGCGATTGTTCGTTCTTGCCGAAGTTTTCCGCCGTGGATTAACGGTTGATGAGATCTGGCAGCTGACGAAAATAGACCGATTCTTTTTGGTTAAGATTGAACAGCTAATTGCCTTGGAGATAAGACTTTCTGAGAACAGATTTCTGCCCGAAGCATTACAAGAAGCCAAACTTTTAGGGCTCTCGGATAGTCATATTGCGCGGCTTTGGGATACAACTATTGATGTTATCTATGAACGGCGCATGGAAAATAATATCACACCTGTTTATAAAATGGTTGACACATGTGCGGCGGAGTTTGAATCTGAAACACCTTATTTTTACAGCAGCTATGAAGAGGAAAATGAATCACTAAAATCAGACCGGAAGAAAATCCTGGTTCTTGGATCAGGCCCAATCCGGATCGGCCAGGGAATTGAGTTTGACTATGCGACCGTTCACTCTGTATTGGCAATTAAAGAGATGGGCTACGAAGCCATCATTATGAATAATAACCCGGAAACGGTCTCAACTGATTTCAGTATTTCGGATAAATTGTATTTTGAGCCGCTTACCCTGGAAGATGTGATGCATGTCATTAATCTTGAACAACCTGAAGGGGTGATTGTGCAGTTTGGCGGCCAGACAGCCATCAACCTGGCAGAAAGGCTCAAGCGTCGCGGTGTGACGATTTTAGGCACGAATCTGGAAGCAATTGATAAAGCAGAAGACCGGGACCAATTCGAACAGCTATTGAACGATTTGAACCTGCTGCGGCCGAAAGGAAAAACCGTACCAAAACTCGATCAGGCTGAAGAAGCGGCACATAAGATCGGCTATCCCGTGCTCCTCAGGCCCTCATATGTCATCGGCGGCAGCCGAATGGAAATTGTTTATGACGATAATGAGCTTCATCACTATTTGGCTAAATCAAATGGAGTGGATGATGCGCATCCCATCTTGATTGATAAATATATAACCGGTATCGAAGTGGAAGTTGATGCCATCAGTGATGGTGAAACGGTTATCGTTCCGGGGATTATGGAGCATATCGAGCGTGCGGGCGTCCACTCGGGCGATTCCATTGCTGTCTATCCGCCGCAGCGGCTCAGTGATATTGTGAAACAAAAATGTATGGCTGCAACAGAAAAAATAACCCGCGAATTACGTGTAAAAGGACTTATCAATATTCAATTTATTATAAGGGATGACGATGTGTATGTACTTGAAGTCAACCCGCGTGCGAGCAGAACGATTCCGTTTCTGAGTAAAATAACCGGCGTCAGGATGGCCAAACTGGCAACCCGCTGCATTTTAGGGGAGGCCTTAGCGGACATGGGCTACGATTCCGGAATTTTGCCTGAGAAAGATGACGTGTCAGTCAAAGTGCCTGTCTTCTCGTTTGAAAAATTGCGCAGTGTTGACACCATCTTAGGACCTGAAATGAAATCGACAGGTGAGGCAATCGGTCATGATAAAACGCTGGAAAAAGGGCTGTACAAAGGCTTAATTGCTGCCGGGTTATCCGTTCCTAAGGAGGGTGCTGTACTCCTCACTGTGGCGGATAAAGATAAGGCGGAAACACTTGAAATAGCTGAGCGGTTTCAACAGCTTGGATTCCAGCTGTATGCAACAGAAGGCACAGCGGATTATATGAATAAAGCAGACATACCCGTCACACAGGTCGACAAAATTGGATCTTCAGACCGCAATGTTCTGTCCGTTATCGAAAATGGTGATGTTCAGATTGTGGTAAATACATTGACTTCAGGCAAAAAGCCGCGGTCTGACGGCTTTATGATCCGGCGTGAATCAGTGGAGCATGGCATCGCTTGTCTGACAAACCTCGATACTGCCCTGGCAATATTGAATGTGATTGATGCGACGACCTTCAGCGCACAGCCGATGATTGATAAACAGGCGGTTTTAATATGAAAAAGCGTGTCGAGATGACGGTCAAATCAGTGAGTGAAATTGCGCTGGATACATTTGAAATGACGCTTGAAAATGCTTATACCGCGACAATGGCTATACCGGGCCAGTTTCTGCATCTGCTTGTTGGTGATCACACACTCAGACGGCCAATATCCATAGCGGATATCGACTATGATCAGGATACAGTTACAATTTTATTTAAACAGATTGGTGATGGAACCAGGCAATTAGCTTCTTTAGAGGTCGGTATGAATGTGAATGCTATTGGCCCGGCCGGGAATGGCTTCACATATGATCAATCGATGAACTCTGCGTTGCTGGTTGGAGGCGGTATTGGCATTCCCCCTTTGTATTGTCTGGGTAAACAGCTCAGAGAAAACGGGATTGAGGTTAAATCTGTCCTCGGATTTCAGACGGATCAACACATATTTTACGAAGAAAAGTTTCAGGAGCTCGGGGAAACTTATGTTGTAACAGACGATGGCAGTTATGGCTATCGAGGCTTTGTGACGGATGTGTTGGATCAGGCCGGATACTTTGATCATTATTTTTCCTGCGGTCCGATTCCAATGCTTCAAGCTGTAACGAATAAGTTGGGGAAGATTTCAGGTTCCATTTCACTTGAAGAACGGTTGGGATGCGGGGTAGGCGCTTGCTTTGCGTGTGTCATTCCGGCAGGCACTGAAGGCTTCTACCGGAAAATTTGTTCCGACGGTCCGGTTTTTGCAGCAGAAGAGGTGATATTATGACACAACTGTCTGTTAATCTGCCTGGTTTAAGTTTGAAAAATCCCGTCATGCCTGCATCAGGATGTTTTGGATTCGGCAGGGAATATAGCGAATTTTATGATTTGAATCAGCTTGGCGCGGTGATCATGAAGGCCGCAACGGGTGAAGTGCGCTACGGAAATAAAACACCACGGGTTGCTGAAACATCATCAGGCATGCTGAACGCCATTGGACTCCAAAATCCGGGTGTGGATAAAATAATATCCCGAGAAGTCCCATTCCTTGCCGAGTATAACATGCCGATCATTGCAAATGTAGCGGGAAGCACAATTGAAGAGTATGTGATGATAGCTTCAGCATTCAACAACACTGAGCATGTGAAGGCACTGGAATTGAACATATCCTGCCCAAATGTGAAAGAAGGCGGCATCCAGTTCGGAACCGATCCTGACATGGCAGCTGAAGTGACCGAAAAAGTGAAGACGGCCAGCGATCTGCCGGTCTATGTCAAGCTGTCACCCAACGTATCAGACATTGTCGGGATGGCAAAAGCGGTTGAAGCGGCAGGGGCAGATGGCCTGTCCATGATTAATACGATAACCGGGATGCAAATTAACTTGTCCGCTAAGAAACCATTATTGGCCAATCAAACCGGCGGGTTGTCGGGCGGCGCTATCAAACCAGTTGCGATCCGCATGATTTATGAAGTAAAGCAGCATGTCTCGATTCCAATTATAGGCATGGGTGGGGTTTCAACTGCTGAAGATGTATTGGAGTTCCTGCTGGCAGGCGCTAACGCTGTAGCTGTTGGAACCGCTAATTTTCAGAACCCGTATGTCTGTCCGGAACTGATTGAAAACTTGCCGAATGTTTTGCGTCAATACGGATTTGATTCGGTAACAGATGCTGTTGGAAAGGGGCATGTGTGATGAGGGGAAAAATCTTTCTGGCATTGGATTTTCCAGTTTGGGAGGAAGCAAAGAATTTTATTGAACAGAACGACTTGCAGGGTGTGCCTGTTAAAGTGGGGATGGAACTTTTTTACCGGGAAGGTTCCCGGTTGATCGATTCGCTAAAGCAAAATCATCATGAAATTTTTCTTGATCTTAAACTTCATGACATCCCGACAACGGTTAAAAGAACCATGAAAAATCTGGCCGCACTCGGCGTTGATATGGTTAATGTTCATGCACTTGGCGGAAGTGACATGATTAGGCAGGCTAAACAGGGATTAACGGCTGGTTCATCAGCTGGTCACATCCCAAAATTGATTGCTGTAACCATACTGACATCGATGAATAATCACGTTATGAATGATGAATTGGGGATATCCGGACACCTGCAGGATAGTACCGTACACTTGTCTAAACTTGCTTTTCAAAGCGGAGCAGATGGCGTTGTCTGCTCGGTTTATGAAGCCGGGAAAATCAAGAATGTTTGCGGTCCCTCTTTTCTTACCGTTACACCGGGAATTCGTCTGTCGGAATCTGCAAATAATGATCAAAAACGCATTGCCACACCGGCATCTGCACGTGAAAATAGAGCAGATATCCTTATTGTGGGACGAACTGTTACGGATGCAAAGAATCCAAAAGCAGCATATGAAAAGGTGCGAAAGGAGTGGTTGTATGGGGAGAAGTTATGACTTAGCAAAAGACCTGCTTGATATCAAGGCTGTGCAGATCAGCCCTGATGATTATTTCACATGGACCTCCGGGATCAAATCACCGATTTACTGTGATAATCGGCTGACGATGTCATATCCCAGAGTGCGGAGTAAAATTGCAGATGGATTTGTTGAGCTGATTAAGCAAATGGAACGCCAGCCGGATGTTATCGCAGGGTGTGCAACTGCCGGTATTCCACATGCCGCTTGGGTGGCCGAAAAGCTCGACCTGCCAATGGTTTATGTGCGTTCCAGGCCAAAAAGCCATGGAAAAGCGAATCAAATTGAGGGAAGGGTTGAAACGGGCCAGCATGTCGTTGTGATTGAGGATTTGATATCAACAGGCGGTTCTTCGATTGAAACGGCGAACGTATTAGAACAGGAAGGTGCGAATGTACTTGGCGTGCTTGCTATTTTTACATATGGTCTTGAAAAAGCGGAGCAGCAATTTTCCGATGCACAAATAAAATACCATTCAATCACTGATTATAATGAAATTCTGAATTTATTATCAGGAGATGGTACTATAAGCAAAGCCGAGCAACAAGAGTTGGAAGAATGGCGTCATCAAATTTAACCTCCATGTAAGTGACCGGTCCTTTCCGGTCACTTAAAAATAAAGTGTGAGTAAAAGGATGGTTAGAGTGCAATAAGTATTATATTACGTTATAATAAAATTAAATAACTAATACTTATCAAAAGAGGCATTCACTATGAAAATAGAAGACTATGAATTACTTTTGAAATTAAAAGAAGTCGGCACTATTCGCGGCACGGCAAAAGCAATTCTCATATCTCAGCCCGCTGTAACCCAACGATTGAAATATATTGAGGAATACTTCAGCGAGCCAATTTTTATCCGGACATCTAAAAGCCTTGTGCTCACCCCGGCGGGGAGCTGATACTGGATCATGCCAGAAACGTTATCAAGGAAGAAAAGGCTATTAAAAATACGCTTGCCCAGTCCAGTGGGGAGGTTCAGGGTTCTTTGTCGATTGCGTGTTCATCACTGGTCAGCCAGCGCTTTTTGCCCTCAATTCTCGGAGATTATACGAATGCGTATCCAAAAGTGGCGATTGACCTGGTTACAGGAATCAGTGAAGATATTAAACGCGAGCATAAAAACTATCACGTATGTATTATTCGCGGCCAAAAACTGAAAGAAACCGTCAGTGAATTGCTGTTTGAAGATCCGTTATATATGTTTGATACAGAACCATTTCCTGAGGATAAACTGAAAGAGCGGCCGTTGATATCATTTAAAAGTGATGACAGCATGCATGAATTGGTCGACAATTGGCTGTATCATCATCAGGAAGATATTCAACCGATTAAAATGCTGCATGTTGATCAGATTGAAACGTGCAAACAATTTATGCAGCAGGGACTTGGCATGGCTGTTCTTCCCAAAAGTGTCTCTGATGGCTTGATGAAAAATTATCCGCACATACCGCTCAGGCTGGAAGGAAAGCCTGTCACCCGTGATACGTGGGTGTGTTATCAAGAAGGTGTGCGCAGGCTGCCGCAAGTTGATCAATTCTTATCGGCCCTGTTCAATAAAAAGTTTCTTTAAATGTTTAATAACGTTGCCTAAATGGAATACAACTATTAGAGATAATTAAAGGAGTGATAACGCATGAGTGACGTTATTTTTACATCTAAAGCCACTGCTAAAAACGGCCGTGATGGTCATGTGAGATCATCTGACGGGTTAATTGATTTAGATTTGGTGAATCCTGCCAATAATAAAGATGCTGAGGGAACCAATCCAGAGCAGCTGTTTGCAGCAGCCTACTCAGGGTGCTTTGACAGTGCCATACATCTTGTGGCATCACAACAAAATAAAAAAATTGATTCGGAAACAACAGCAGAAGTGAGTTTTATGAAGGACCCGGAAGATGATGGGTTTAAAATAGGAGTTACACTGCATATTAAAATTGAAGGAGTCAATCCGGAAGAAGCTGAAGAACTGGCCCAGGCCGCTCACCAAGCTTGCCCATATTCTAAGGCAACACGCGGCAATATTGAAGTGAAACTAAATGCTAAGCCATCTGATGAACCCAGCTGATTAAAGTGAATAGGAAAAACCAGGGCTTCCGCCTCGTCTTTCCTGAGGTTAGATGCCGGAAGTCAGAAGTCGGATTTCACGATTAAAAAGCTCACTTAAAATGATATACTTTCTTAACTTACGACAAAAGACGGATGATCTATTTTAAGATCATCCGTCTTTTAATTTTTCCGCCATGTCTTTTTCAGGTGTTACAAATAGCGTTTTTTGATGATCATAAGTGACATAACCCGGTTTTGCACCGTTAGGTTTTTTCACGTGCCTGATTTTTGTATAATCCACAGGTACTGATGATGACTGGTGAGATTTACTAAAAATTGCTGCCAGTTGCGCTGCTTCAATTAATGTTTCTTCACTGGGTTCTCTTGACCGGATAATCACATGAGAGCCCGGGATGTCTTTTGTATGGAGCCAAGTGTCATCGCGGTTTGCCATTTTCATCGTCACATACTCGTTTTGTTTATTATTCTTACCCACCAGGATTGGCGTTTCATCAGAAGACTGGAATTTTTCAGGATTGGGTTTTGTTGGTTTCTTTTTATTCTTTCTTTGCTTCTGCTTTTTCAAATACCCTTCTTCCCGCAATTCCTCACGAATCTCTTCAATATCTGACTCGCGTGCTGTGTCAATATGCTGCAGCAATTGGTCAAGATAGCTAATTTCATTATTGGCTTTAGCCATTTCCTTCTGTACTTTTTCTTTAGATGTTTTTAATTTTTGATATTGTTTAAAGAAACTCTGTGCATTATCGCTTGGACTTTTATTCGGATTCAGTTCAATGGTGGTTTCGTTTTGGTCGGGGTCATAATAATCAATAACCGTGACAGACGCATCACCATGTTTAACTTGGTGCATGTTCGCTGTCAAAAGTTCGCCGCGCCGTTGGTATGTCACAGCGTTTTGGGCCTTTTGCAGCGTTTTTTCATGTTTTTTTAGTTTCCGTTCGTTTTTTTCTTTTTCATTTTTAATAAACTGATAGAGGTCTTTTGCCTGCTGTTTCACTCTATCACGTTCTGCTTTTCCGGAATAAAAGGCATCGAGCATTTGATTTGTATCGCTAAAAACTTTCCGTTCTGTACTGGTGTGGGTAATCGGGAGCACATGGAAATCTTCTCTTTTGTCCCGGTAAATCCCCGGTGTATAACGATTGTGCCGTATCAGTTCCTGAATGTCTGCAAACTTCTCCTGATAGGTCTCAATGGCCCCCAGCTTGGCCTGATGAACGATTTCCTTAGCAAGAAAAGGTGAGAAACCGACCAGCATGCCGACGATTTGCTGCTCCAGTTTGCCGGTATTAAAGTCCAGCTTGCGGATTATTGCATCACTATCAATTTCGATGGGATTAAGTTTGTTCTGGCTTGGCGGAAGTTTGTATTCATGGCCCGGTAAAATGGTCCGATAACGGTTTTGTGCAGGTGAAACGTGTTTCAGGCTATCCAGAATATGTTCTTTTTCCCCGTCAATCAGCATGACATTACTATGTTTTCCCATCAATTCAATAATGAGCTTTTTGGTTGTTATATCCCCGATTTCGTTACGCGACTGGACTGAAAATGTAACGATTCGTTCCATCCCATATTGCTCAATCGAATCGATAACAGCACCCGACAAGTATTTTCGCAGAAGCATACAAAACATCGGCGGCTCTTTTGGGTTTTTATAACTGTCTTCTGTTAAGTGCATACGAGTATACACAGGATGTATTGATAACAGAAGGGAATGGTTCTGTCCCTGGCTGCGTATTGTGAATACAAGCTCAGTGTCAGTTGGCTGATGTATTTTTGCGATTTTTCCAGGAAGGATTTTTTCATTCAGTTCTTGTATGACTGCTCGGGTAACAATTCCGTCAAATGGCATATAATCACTTCTCCTCAGAACGAGCGGTTCTTCTTCAATTATTCGTCTCTTCTTCGCTGGCCGACGTACCGGCTAGCGGTCATTCCCACTTTTGGTTTCATTATAGCATTTTTTTGGACAGGTCTGCATAGGTATTGGTGTATAAGAGGAAATTCCACGCGATTTTGTGAAGATTGACCCACTTGATGCATACAAATGCTTTTTTAAGATGAATCTGGAGGGAATGCTGGATGAAATGGTATCAGATGGATACAGATGTGGTCGAACAAAAATTGCATGTTTCATCAAAACAAGGATTGACGGAGAAGCAAGTGGACGAGCGCCGTAAACAATATGGGTTAAACCAGCTGGAATCAGCGAAAAACACATCCGGGTGGCTCGTTTTTTTGAAGCAATTTCAGGATTTTA
Protein-coding regions in this window:
- the carB gene encoding carbamoyl-phosphate synthase large subunit, translated to MPKNTSIKKILVIGSGPIVIGQAAEFDYSGSQACQALKEEGYTVVLANSNPATIMTDETVADQIYMEPLTVDFLTKIIRKEQPDAILPTLGGQTALNLAVELEKTGILQEHDAELLGTSLSAIEQAEDREKFRALMGELDEPVPDSQIVHSVEEARDFARDIGYPVIVRPAYTLGGTGGGMCYDEAELQEIARNGLALSPVNQCLIEKNISGFKEIEYEVMRDKEDQAIVVCNMENVDPVGIHTGDSIVVAPSQTLSDREYQLLRNASLKIIRALDIEGGCNVQLALAPDSFNYYVIEVNPRVSRSSALASKATGYPIAKMAAKIAAGLTLEKIVNPITGTTYACFEPALDYVVTKIPRFPFDKFATGNRHLGTQMKATGEIMAIGRNFEESLLKGVRSLDIGAEELWLPDLTDVSVEALKTRLKKADDERLFVLAEVFRRGLTVDEIWQLTKIDRFFLVKIEQLIALEIRLSENRFLPEALQEAKLLGLSDSHIARLWDTTIDVIYERRMENNITPVYKMVDTCAAEFESETPYFYSSYEEENESLKSDRKKILVLGSGPIRIGQGIEFDYATVHSVLAIKEMGYEAIIMNNNPETVSTDFSISDKLYFEPLTLEDVMHVINLEQPEGVIVQFGGQTAINLAERLKRRGVTILGTNLEAIDKAEDRDQFEQLLNDLNLLRPKGKTVPKLDQAEEAAHKIGYPVLLRPSYVIGGSRMEIVYDDNELHHYLAKSNGVDDAHPILIDKYITGIEVEVDAISDGETVIVPGIMEHIERAGVHSGDSIAVYPPQRLSDIVKQKCMAATEKITRELRVKGLINIQFIIRDDDVYVLEVNPRASRTIPFLSKITGVRMAKLATRCILGEALADMGYDSGILPEKDDVSVKVPVFSFEKLRSVDTILGPEMKSTGEAIGHDKTLEKGLYKGLIAAGLSVPKEGAVLLTVADKDKAETLEIAERFQQLGFQLYATEGTADYMNKADIPVTQVDKIGSSDRNVLSVIENGDVQIVVNTLTSGKKPRSDGFMIRRESVEHGIACLTNLDTALAILNVIDATTFSAQPMIDKQAVLI
- a CDS encoding dihydroorotate dehydrogenase electron transfer subunit produces the protein MKKRVEMTVKSVSEIALDTFEMTLENAYTATMAIPGQFLHLLVGDHTLRRPISIADIDYDQDTVTILFKQIGDGTRQLASLEVGMNVNAIGPAGNGFTYDQSMNSALLVGGGIGIPPLYCLGKQLRENGIEVKSVLGFQTDQHIFYEEKFQELGETYVVTDDGSYGYRGFVTDVLDQAGYFDHYFSCGPIPMLQAVTNKLGKISGSISLEERLGCGVGACFACVIPAGTEGFYRKICSDGPVFAAEEVIL
- a CDS encoding dihydroorotate dehydrogenase, whose translation is MTQLSVNLPGLSLKNPVMPASGCFGFGREYSEFYDLNQLGAVIMKAATGEVRYGNKTPRVAETSSGMLNAIGLQNPGVDKIISREVPFLAEYNMPIIANVAGSTIEEYVMIASAFNNTEHVKALELNISCPNVKEGGIQFGTDPDMAAEVTEKVKTASDLPVYVKLSPNVSDIVGMAKAVEAAGADGLSMINTITGMQINLSAKKPLLANQTGGLSGGAIKPVAIRMIYEVKQHVSIPIIGMGGVSTAEDVLEFLLAGANAVAVGTANFQNPYVCPELIENLPNVLRQYGFDSVTDAVGKGHV
- the pyrF gene encoding orotidine-5'-phosphate decarboxylase, which gives rise to MRGKIFLALDFPVWEEAKNFIEQNDLQGVPVKVGMELFYREGSRLIDSLKQNHHEIFLDLKLHDIPTTVKRTMKNLAALGVDMVNVHALGGSDMIRQAKQGLTAGSSAGHIPKLIAVTILTSMNNHVMNDELGISGHLQDSTVHLSKLAFQSGADGVVCSVYEAGKIKNVCGPSFLTVTPGIRLSESANNDQKRIATPASARENRADILIVGRTVTDAKNPKAAYEKVRKEWLYGEKL
- the pyrE gene encoding orotate phosphoribosyltransferase produces the protein MGRSYDLAKDLLDIKAVQISPDDYFTWTSGIKSPIYCDNRLTMSYPRVRSKIADGFVELIKQMERQPDVIAGCATAGIPHAAWVAEKLDLPMVYVRSRPKSHGKANQIEGRVETGQHVVVIEDLISTGGSSIETANVLEQEGANVLGVLAIFTYGLEKAEQQFSDAQIKYHSITDYNEILNLLSGDGTISKAEQQELEEWRHQI
- a CDS encoding LysR family transcriptional regulator, whose amino-acid sequence is MKIEDYELLLKLKEVGTIRGTAKAILISQPAVTQRLKYIEEYFSEPIFIRTSKSLVLTPAGS
- a CDS encoding substrate-binding domain-containing protein; translation: MSIACSSLVSQRFLPSILGDYTNAYPKVAIDLVTGISEDIKREHKNYHVCIIRGQKLKETVSELLFEDPLYMFDTEPFPEDKLKERPLISFKSDDSMHELVDNWLYHHQEDIQPIKMLHVDQIETCKQFMQQGLGMAVLPKSVSDGLMKNYPHIPLRLEGKPVTRDTWVCYQEGVRRLPQVDQFLSALFNKKFL
- a CDS encoding organic hydroperoxide resistance protein encodes the protein MSDVIFTSKATAKNGRDGHVRSSDGLIDLDLVNPANNKDAEGTNPEQLFAAAYSGCFDSAIHLVASQQNKKIDSETTAEVSFMKDPEDDGFKIGVTLHIKIEGVNPEEAEELAQAAHQACPYSKATRGNIEVKLNAKPSDEPS
- a CDS encoding Rqc2 family fibronectin-binding protein, producing MPFDGIVTRAVIQELNEKILPGKIAKIHQPTDTELVFTIRSQGQNHSLLLSIHPVYTRMHLTEDSYKNPKEPPMFCMLLRKYLSGAVIDSIEQYGMERIVTFSVQSRNEIGDITTKKLIIELMGKHSNVMLIDGEKEHILDSLKHVSPAQNRYRTILPGHEYKLPPSQNKLNPIEIDSDAIIRKLDFNTGKLEQQIVGMLVGFSPFLAKEIVHQAKLGAIETYQEKFADIQELIRHNRYTPGIYRDKREDFHVLPITHTSTERKVFSDTNQMLDAFYSGKAERDRVKQQAKDLYQFIKNEKEKNERKLKKHEKTLQKAQNAVTYQRRGELLTANMHQVKHGDASVTVIDYYDPDQNETTIELNPNKSPSDNAQSFFKQYQKLKTSKEKVQKEMAKANNEISYLDQLLQHIDTARESDIEEIREELREEGYLKKQKQRKNKKKPTKPNPEKFQSSDETPILVGKNNKQNEYVTMKMANRDDTWLHTKDIPGSHVIIRSREPSEETLIEAAQLAAIFSKSHQSSSVPVDYTKIRHVKKPNGAKPGYVTYDHQKTLFVTPEKDMAEKLKDG